The Ahaetulla prasina isolate Xishuangbanna chromosome 14, ASM2864084v1, whole genome shotgun sequence genome segment TGCATGAAGTAGGCGCGCGGGTGGCCGCACTTGGGGCAGGGCtctgcggggagggagggaggggtcagCCGAGGGGGCGAGGGAGGGGTCTGCCCCGCCCACGCGCCCCGCCCACGCACCTGCGGTGGAGTCCACGTTCTCCCAGGCGGCGGCCCCGCCCAGCACGTCGTCCACTTCCTTCAGCTTCGGATAGCGCCGGCTCGTCACCTGGCAACGCGAGGAGAGGGTGAGCGGGGGAGGGGGCGCGCGGGAGAGGGAGCCCCGGCCTGCCCGGACACCCACCTTGCGCGTGACGTTGCGCACGTAGGGGCAGGTAGTGCAAGCGAAGCGGTGGCAGCGGGCGCCCTCCTCGGCTACCAGCACGTTCCCGCAGGCCGGGCAGAAGAGCAGCATCTCGGCGCGCCTCGGACGTCCGACTGCCTCCGCCTAGGGGCCACTTCCGGTTCCGGCCGCGCGAGGATCCGGCCACGAcgatgatgatggaggaggaggaggaggaggaggaggcgcacGCGGAGGCGGTGGCCCGCTGGCAGGCCGGCCTGGCGCTACTCGTCAGGGACCCGCTCCTCTGTGACCTCCCGGCGCAGGTCAGTGGCCgcgggggcgggcgggggggggacgTTGTAGGCTGCGGCTCACGCGGCTCATGCGCGCTGTGCCCTGCAGGTGACCCCGGAGGAGATCTGCTCGCAGGTGGCGCTAGAGTACGGCCAGGCGATGACGGTGCGCGTGCGCAGGCTCGACGTCCCAGAGGCGCCCATGCGTAAGTcgcgggcggggcggggcggggcgggggcggCCTGCCACCTTGCGGCCGCTACGGGGACGCCCATCTGTTCTTCTCCCCGCAGCCGTGGTGGTGGTTCAGAGCGCGAGCGTGCTGGAGCTCAAGAAGGCGCTGCGGCGGTTCGTGCAGCTGCGGCAGGAGCGCCAGGGTGGCGCGCGGCACATCAGCTGGTGAGTGCGGGCGGGCTGGTGagtgcgggcgggcgggcgggcggagcTGCCTGGCTGGGGAGGCCCCGCTCATCGCCGCCCCGCTGCCCAGCAGGAGGCACGTCTGGCGGACCTACAGTCTGACCTTCGGCGGAGAGAAGCTGGCGGACGACCGCAAGAAGCTGCGGGAGTGAGTGGCGTCGCGGGTTGGGAGGCTGGCCGTGGAAGGTGCCGACGGACTTTGTGCCTTCTGGGGAAGGgtcagtcccccccccccatcgtcTCCAGGTAACCCCTCGCCTGCCTCTGCCGCTTTTAGGTACGGGATTCGCAACCGGGATGAGGTCAGTTTTGTGAAAAAG includes the following:
- the SNRNP25 gene encoding U11/U12 small nuclear ribonucleoprotein 25 kDa protein isoform X3 — protein: MMMEEEEEEEEAHAEAVARWQAGLALLVRDPLLCDLPAQVTPEEICSQVALEYGQAMTVRVRRLDVPEAPMPVVVVQSASVLELKKALRRFVQLRQERQGGARHISWYGIRNRDEVSFVKKLRQ
- the POLR3K gene encoding DNA-directed RNA polymerase III subunit RPC10, whose product is MLLFCPACGNVLVAEEGARCHRFACTTCPYVRNVTRKVTSRRYPKLKEVDDVLGGAAAWENVDSTAEPCPKCGHPRAYFMQLQTRSADEPMTTFYKCCSGRCGHRWRD
- the SNRNP25 gene encoding U11/U12 small nuclear ribonucleoprotein 25 kDa protein isoform X2, with translation MMMEEEEEEEEAHAEAVARWQAGLALLVRDPLLCDLPAQVTPEEICSQVALEYGQAMTVRVRRLDVPEAPMPVVVVQSASVLELKKALRRFVQLRQERQGGARHISWRHVWRTYSLTFGGEKLADDRKKLREYGIRNRDEVSFVKKLRQ
- the SNRNP25 gene encoding U11/U12 small nuclear ribonucleoprotein 25 kDa protein isoform X1, whose product is MMMEEEEEEEEAHAEAVARWQAGLALLVRDPLLCDLPAQVTPEEICSQVALEYGQAMTVRVRRLDVPEAPMPVVVVQSASVLELKKALRRFVQLRQERQGGARHISCRRHVWRTYSLTFGGEKLADDRKKLREYGIRNRDEVSFVKKLRQ